AGGTCCACAGCGGCGACACCGGCACGCGGATCTTGAAGCCCTTGAAGTCGTCGGGTCCGTTGATCGGCTTGGTCGACGACGTGGTCTGGCGAAAGCCGTTGTCCCAGATCTTATCCAGGACCTCGAGGCCAGCCTTGTTGATCTCGCCGCGCACATAGGCGCCGAGTTCGCCGTCCATGGTCTTCCAGACCGTCGGGTAATCAGGGAATGCGAAGCCGATGCCGTTGATCGAGGCCGCCGGCACCAGGGTTGCCAGGATCAGCCCGGACAGCGTGAAGAACTCGACGCCGCCCGAACGCACCTGGCTCAGCATATCCGTATCGGAACCGAGCTGGCTGTTCGGAAAGATCTGCAGGTCGAAGCGGCCATTGGTTTCGGTCTTGATCGCGGCCGCCATTTCCCGGGCGCGCGCGACAAACGGATGCGATTCCGGAAGGTTATTGGCAAACTTGTAGGTAAATTCCGCACTCTGCGCACGTGCCACATGCGGCGCGCCGATGCCGCCCAGAACCGCCGATGCAGCGGAAGCCTTCAACAGCGCGCGTCGGGAAAAATGCATTCGATCTTCTCCTTGGGTTCTTCTTGTTGTCGGCCGCAATCCTATACGGACCGGACGGCGCCCGGTCATCTACGATCTCGCGCGCAACGCTGCTTATGGCAGCGCCGATGGAGGGCCGGCAATATCGGCTTTCGGACAGCAGGTAGCGGGACCGCGACAGCCGGTCTTGGTGCCATTCCCAAGCCGGCTCACGAAAGACCGCTCAGCGCCTTTGCTAAGGCCGTGCAGCAGGAATTTGCGCTAAATATCTGATCTAACTGTACATATAGATATTCCATAATATACCTTATGCGAATCACAGATAGCCGGATAAGGGATGCCGCTGGTGTCTCGGCCGAGCTGCCTGCACCCCAGCAAGCCCTGCAGCGAACCCTACCCGTTGCGCGCAATCAGCTTGTCGAGGACGGCGCCCAGGCTGACAGCCTCGCGGTCGGTGATTGCGCCGCCGACCGCCTCATTGATCACGCGCGCATAGACCGGCCACATGCGCTTACGCAGCGCGCGGCCCTTGTCGGTGATGACGATGAGCTGGCCGCGGCCGTCTTCCTCACGGGCACGCCTGATGACGCAGCCCGCCTCCTCCAGGCGGTCGATCAATCTGGAGATGTTCGACTGCGCGATCAGCATCCGCTGCTGGATCTCGCCCGGCTTCAGGCCCGCATCGCCCACCTGGTCGAGCTCCCACAGCGCGTCGTACCAGGTGTAAGGCGGCAGCTCCGCCTCACGCAGCGCCCGCTCGACCTTGAGCAGCGCGGCCTGCTGGGCTCGGACCAGCCGGATCCAGGCGCCGACGATGGGCTTGCTCGGTTCGTTCTGCATGCCGCCACGACATCACATCCATGCGATCGCATCAAGTCTTGACGCAAAAATATGCGATCGCATATAAATACATGCGAACGCATGAAATGGAGGTTTCGGTCATGGCAAGGCTCCTGGTTGTGGAGGCATCACCCCGCCGCTCAGGCTCACGGTCGACGGACGGCTGCCAGGTGTTTTTGGACGCACTGGCGCGCCAGCGCAGCGACCTCGTGATCGACTGGCTCGACCTTTGGGCGGCTGGTCTGCCCGAATTCGAGCACGCCACCATCGCGGCGAAATATGCCAGGCTCGCCGGCCGCCCCTTCGATGCGGCAGAAGAGAAAGCCTGGGACACGATCGGCGCCATCGTCGGTCAGCTCAAGGCAGCCGACGCGGTCGTGATCGCGACCCCGATGTGGAATTTTGGCATTCCCTACAAGCTGAAGCACTGGATCGACCTGATCACCCAGCCCGGCCTCACCTTCTCGTTCTCGCCCGACATCGGCTACCGGCCGCTGCTGTCAGCCAGGCCGACGCTCGTCATTCTGGCCAGCGCCGGCGATTATTCTGATGGCCCGAGTTTTGGGCGGCCGGATCTCGCGACGCCATACCTGAAGGCCGCGCTCGGCTTCATCGGCTTGGCCGATCCGATCTTTGTACCTATTGGCCCGACCATCGGCGCGGCCGACAAAGTCGAGGCCGGTCGCGAACGCGCCTTGGCGCCTCTCGCAGCGCTGGCGCAGACCTTCATGGGCCGGCGTGCGGCATGAGCGCAACGCTGGGATGGCTGTGCCTGGTGGCCTCGGGCCTGACCGACGTCGCCTGGGCGATCGCGATGAAGAAGGCGGCGGGCTCGGCCCATCATGGCTGGACGTTCGCCTCGCTGGTGCTGCTGGCGCTCTTTGTGCTGTTGCTGACGAAAGCGCTGCAGGTGCTGCCGCTCGGCACCGCCTATGCCGTCTGGACCGGGATCGGCGCCATCGGCACGGTCGGCGCCGGCATCATCCTGTTCGGCGAGCCGGCGACTGCCGCGCGGCTCTGCTTCATCGGCCTCGTGCTCGCGGGGATCGTCGGCCTGAAGCTGACCTGACCGTCATGCCCCTTCCCTGCGCCTTTCACCTCGAAACAGCATGTAGAGCGCCGGGAGCACCAGCAGCGTCAGCACGGTGGAGGAGATGATGCCGCCGATCACGACGGTCGCGAGCGGGCGCTGCACCTCGGCGCCCGCGCCTGACGCGATCGCCATCGGCACGAACCCAAGAGAAGCGACCAGGGCCG
This genomic interval from Bradyrhizobium sp. NP1 contains the following:
- a CDS encoding multidrug efflux SMR transporter — translated: MSATLGWLCLVASGLTDVAWAIAMKKAAGSAHHGWTFASLVLLALFVLLLTKALQVLPLGTAYAVWTGIGAIGTVGAGIILFGEPATAARLCFIGLVLAGIVGLKLT
- a CDS encoding TRAP transporter substrate-binding protein, with amino-acid sequence MHFSRRALLKASAASAVLGGIGAPHVARAQSAEFTYKFANNLPESHPFVARAREMAAAIKTETNGRFDLQIFPNSQLGSDTDMLSQVRSGGVEFFTLSGLILATLVPAASINGIGFAFPDYPTVWKTMDGELGAYVRGEINKAGLEVLDKIWDNGFRQTTSSTKPINGPDDFKGFKIRVPVSPLWTSMFKAFDASPASINFSEVYSALQTKVVEGQENPLALISAAKLYEVQKYCSMTNHMWDGFWFLMNRRAWAALPDDIRTIVAKNINAAAVKERADTEKLNATVKEELAGKGLIFNQPDVAPFREKLRAAGFYAEWKGKYGEHAWELLEKAVGKLS
- a CDS encoding MarR family winged helix-turn-helix transcriptional regulator, which codes for MQNEPSKPIVGAWIRLVRAQQAALLKVERALREAELPPYTWYDALWELDQVGDAGLKPGEIQQRMLIAQSNISRLIDRLEEAGCVIRRAREEDGRGQLIVITDKGRALRKRMWPVYARVINEAVGGAITDREAVSLGAVLDKLIARNG
- a CDS encoding NAD(P)H-dependent oxidoreductase; translated protein: MARLLVVEASPRRSGSRSTDGCQVFLDALARQRSDLVIDWLDLWAAGLPEFEHATIAAKYARLAGRPFDAAEEKAWDTIGAIVGQLKAADAVVIATPMWNFGIPYKLKHWIDLITQPGLTFSFSPDIGYRPLLSARPTLVILASAGDYSDGPSFGRPDLATPYLKAALGFIGLADPIFVPIGPTIGAADKVEAGRERALAPLAALAQTFMGRRAA